The Porites lutea chromosome 11, jaPorLute2.1, whole genome shotgun sequence genome includes a region encoding these proteins:
- the LOC140952880 gene encoding periplakin-like, whose amino-acid sequence MCVVLHWNPLPLLFFILFTSAVVAITAFILLLFFIFNSRSESQIHRRRPRHVSIRTARSLQFFTSKLLYPLTWTSEMITSSSIYFYLAIRRTLHNAAKVVRWPTTHHTISDHEQLIQDSRWEKFWRERVIPASEEAIHSGIQLKNFPIVRQTHMGTIVAYSVEYIHDMFTRKVQDRSVSTPKERYVLLLRGPKTESEVQLEPVFKDVVTDMLQFKQEMKQELVDFKDIISSLQLLSKKVVPLPQRKSKLKSKLAVTPVCSYKNIQNIVNKGEECLLLDNSEHHSWKITNASGRQCEVPSVCFVIPAPDVEATELSTR is encoded by the exons ATGTGTGTTGTCTTGCACTGGAATCCTCTGCCATTactgttctttattttgtttacgTCGGCCGTTGTCGCTATCACGGcgtttattttacttttgttcttCATTTTTAATTCGAGGAGCGAAAGTCAAATACATAGACGTCGACCTAGGCACGTTTCCATAAGAACTGCGCGCTCACTGCAATTTTTTACCTCCAAACTGCTCTACCCGTTGACTTGGACATCTGAAATGATTACTTCAAGTTCTATTTACTTTTATCTGGCTATAAGACGCACTCTTCACAATGCTGCAAAGGTTGTCAGATGGCCGACAACACACCACACGATCTCCGATCATGAGCAATTAATTCAAGATAGCCGCTGGGAAAAATTCTGGAGAGAAAGAGTGATTCCTGCTTCGGAGGAGGCCATTCACTCTGGAATACAGCTGAAGAATTTCCCGATTGTTAGACAAACACATATGGGCACAATTGTTGCCTATTCTGTAGAGTATATTCACGATATGTTCACTCGAAAAGTCCAAGATCGCAGTGTATCCACTCCAAAGGAGCGTTACGTTTTACTCCTTCGGGGACCGAAGACAGAAAGCGAAGTTCAGTTAGAACCTGTGTTTAAAGATGTTGTCACCGACATGCTCCAATTTAAACAG gaaatgAAGCAAGAACTGGTGGACTTCAAAGACATTATAAGCTCTTTACAACTACTAAGTAAGAAGGTGGTTCCCTTGCCTCAAAggaaatcaaaattaaagagtAAACTTGCTGTTACGCCAGTGTGTAGTTACAAGAATATCCAG AATATCGTCAACAAAGGTGAAGAGTGTCTTCTTTTGGACAATTCTGAACATCATTCTTGGAAA ATCACAAATGCCAGTGGTAGACAGTGTGAAGTGCCATCTGTGTGCTTTGTAATTCCTGCCCCAGACGTCGAAGCTACAGAGTTATCCACAAGGTAA
- the LOC140953402 gene encoding uncharacterized protein: MKGEMECIIFVLLGVVDVCITFMSIFSPRLEIQYKHLLTLWRTRHWNLKQALSKEQVFTQVKVIKSTSPDKGKLPLLAGSKDAEQILRDIQMPDDQEIVGITERLVEQEPVTSAATGSLNENPPETLMDEAQTLDKQSSQSTLNDLLAWLKKAEGILSTMSEGTLNQGSLYSSLEEVKVKTHLL, from the exons ATGAAGGGAGAAATGGAATGCATTATTTTTGTATTACTTGGTGTAGTAGATGTTTGCATAACttttatgtcaattttttcgccAAGGCTTGAAATTCAGTACAAGCATTTGCTAACATTGTGGAGAACAAGGCACTGGAACTTAAAGCAAGCCCTCAGCAAAGAGCAAGTCTTCACTCAGGTGAAAGTGATCAAGTCCACATCTCCTGATAAA GGAAAGCTACCCTTACTGGCTGGCTCAAAAGATGCTGAACAGATTCTAAGAGATATTCAAATGCCAGATGATCAGGAGATAGTTGGAATAACTGAACGACTGGTTGAACAAGAACCTGTGACATCTGCTGCTACTGGCTCATTAAATGAGAATCCACCAGAAACTCTGATGGACGAAGCACAAACGCTTGATAAG CAAAGTTCTCAAAGCACTCTAAATGACCTATTGGCATGGCTTAAAAAGGCAGAAGGTATCCTGAGTACCATGTCCGAAGGGACACTAAACCAAGGAAGTCTCTACAGTTCTCTTGAGGAAGTGAAGGTAAAAACTCATCTTTTGTAG